From the Mycobacterium noviomagense genome, the window AGGGGGGTTGCCCTTAGGCGAGCAGGCGAGCGCGAGCACGGCAAGGATGGACACCACAGACCCCAGGCGCCGGCAGATCGTCATAGCTGATCTTGACCCAACCTTTCGTTGTTCGCGCTGATGTCGCGTGCCAGCCGCTCGGTGAACACCACTACCCGCTGCGGACTGTCCAGTGCATACTGTGCGGCGGTGGCGCGGTCACCATCCTCGGTGTGGCGCACCACGATTGCGACGCCGTCGTCGCGCACCGCGTCGAATGCGTCCTCGTCGGTGATGTCGTCGCCCAGATAGACAGGCGTCAGTGGCGCGGACTCGGCATCGCTGACATGATCTAGCACCCAGCGCAGCGTCTTGCCCTTGTCCCAGTCCACGTTTGGCCGCAGCTCGATCACCTCACGCCCGGTCGTCACCCGAAGTGTGCTGCGCTGACCGGCGGCCCGCACCGCGGCCATCACCTCACCGACCCGATCGCGCGCCGCGTTTCGGTAGTGCACGGCAACACCGAACCGCTTGTGTTCCACTGCAACACCGGCGACCTGGCTGAGCTGTTCACCAAGGTCGCGGGCCGCATGCTCGAGCACCGGGATGGCAGCGGCGGCCTCCTCGTTTTGGTGATGTGCGCCGTCGGGACCGGTCATCTCGAAACCGTGGCTGCCCGCATACCAGATTCCCGGCACACCGATCCGCTGCCGCACGTCGGCGAGATCCCGTCCGGACAGCACCGCTACCGGACACTGCGCGGTCAACGATCTCAGCGCCTCGGCCGCATCATCAGTTAGCTGCGCGGCGCCGGGGTCGTCGACGATGTCCGAAAGGGTTCCGTCGAAGTCGAAGAACACCGCCGGACGTCGCGCCGCCACAGTGTCCAGAGCCTGCAGCCCGTCCGGAAGCTCCGACATCCGCCGATCGCCGGTGCGCACGCTGACCTCGCCCAGCCCTTTGACCACCGCGTCGGCGCCGTGGCGGCGCAGTTCCTCACCATCCCCGGCGGCGTCGATACCAATCACCAGCGCGAATCCGCCAGACCGGGCGGCTGCTACAGCTACGGGGGTGGCCGTCACGACCGCGCACCGGCCCGGCCGCGCCTGCAGCCGGTGGGCAGCATCGACGAAGGTTGTGGGCTCCGGTTGTCCGGTCACGTCGCCGGTGCCGACCCGCGCATGGCGCAGTTGGTGTCGCAGTGTCAGCGTGGTGTCGGCCGCCAAGTTCTCGAGGTGGAACAGCACCGCGTCGTGGCGACGCGGGTCGATGGTGACCGACATTGACAGCCTTCCTCGGTGATCGCTTCGTTCGCCACGCTAGTCAGGCCGGTGTCACGGTCTGAGCGGGGGAGGAGGAAGGCGTGTCGGCGCCGGCCCTCGGTGAGGTGGGCTACTCGGCGGCGAACAGCAGCAGCGAATCGTCGCTCACGGCTGCTAGACGCTCCACCGCGCGGGCGATGCCGTCGGCGAGCTCGTCGATGTCGGGACCGGTGTCGTAGTCGGCGGTGATGCCGAAAACCAGATCCTCGCCATAGCTCAGTACGGCGACACCGGTACGCAGCTGCAGTGCGATCGGCGGGATCGGCATCAAGCGCAGCACCTGATGACCCATCATCCGCAACGGCTGGCGCGGCCCAGGCACGTTGGTAGCCAGGGTCACGATGCCGCGTTGAGGTAGCCGGGTCAGCAGCCGGATCGCCCACGAAGACACCATGAATGGAATGAAATTCGCCGCAGACACGAATAGCGTTCCCGCTTGCCGTTGGCCCCCCTGTTTTGCCCGGGTCAACCGGCTGTGCACGATTCGCAGCTGCTGGATCGGGTCGGCTTGCTCGACGGGCAGATAGGGCAGCATGACCGAGATGCGGTTGCCTGGTTGGTGCACCGCGTCGGAAGACCGTATCGAGACGGGCACCAGCGTCCGCAGCGAGTCAGCGCGCGGGTGCTCACCGCGGTGTAGCAAAACCTCCCGGAAGCCATCGGTAATCGCGGACAGCACAACGTCGTTGACGCTCACGTCGAACTTGCAGCACACCTTTTCGACGTCGGCAAGGCCGACGCGCACCGCGCGATAGCGCCGCATTGTGGTCACCGGGCCGACGAGTGAGGACCCGGCAGTCGGCCGGACGAGGCCGGTGGCGATTTCCGCTGCGCCGGACACCACTCGGTTGGCCGCATTGACGGTGGACGTCGCTGTGCGCCAGAGGCGTTCGACCATGTTCGGCGTCGTTGGCTCGGGCACCGCATGCAGGTATGGACGCGCTGCTCCGGTCGACTTGGGCCGGACGCGGTTGACGGAATTCGCCTCGCCGAGATCGTCGCAGAGCCGGGTAAGCATGTGCGTCGCCGAAACTCCGTCGGCCATGCAGTGGTGGATTTTCATCAGGATCGCCCACCGATTACCTGCCAGGCCCTCGATGAGCCAACATTCCCACAGCGGACGGTCCCGGTCCAGCCGGCGCTCCAACACATCAGCGACCACTCGATACAGTTCCGAGTCGTCTCCAGGTCGGGGCACTCCAATCCGTCGGACGTGACGTGACAGGTCGAAGTCCGGGTCCTCAACCCACGCCGGAGCTCCGACATCGAATGGTTGCATCCGCAGCATCTGGACAAATCGCGGTATCGCCGTGATGCGCTCTGCCAGAATGCGTTTGAACGTTCTATCGTCGGGCGGAGAGCCGTCGACGATTGCGATCCCGCCGATCGCCAGGCTCACATGCCGGTCGGAATCTTCGGCCATCAGGAAACCTGCATCGAGCGTTCCCAGATGCTCCATGGCCCGCCACCGCCGTCCGCCGTCGATCTTCGTAGGAGTATTCCGCTGTAAGCCAGCCGGCAGGTGGCGTCGAGATTAAATTGTGTAAACAACTGTGGTCGATTGCGTCACAATGCCGTTGGCATTTCACGGCGACAGCCAGGTCTGCTCCGCGACGCGCCGGAAGTTCCCGCCCAGCACCGCGGCGACGTCGGCGTCGTCCCAGCCGCGCTCGGCAAGGTGGTGGCCGATCCCGATGAACGTCTCGGGCGTCATCCATTGGATGGGGCCCCAGCGGGTATAGTTTTCGTCGAAAAGCCCAGATTTGACAGCGATTTCGTCATACCAATCGGCATGGTCGAAAGAAAAGTCGGTGCTGATTCCAACGTGGTCGATGCCGACGAGTTCGAGGGCGTACTCGATGTGACGTGTCATCGCCTCCAGTGTTGGGGTGTTCGGGCCGAGAAAGATGCCCACGCCGGTGATGCCGATGACGCCGCCGGTGGCCGCGCAGGCCTTCGCCTGGTCGTCGGTGATGTTGCGCGGATGGTCCCAGATGGTGCGCATGCAGGAGTGGCTGTAGACGGCCGGACGAGTCGTCGTCTCGCAGATGTCGAATCCGGTGCGGATACTGCAGTGTGAACCGTCGGGCACGATATCGGCGGCGTTCATCTCGGCGATCAGCGTGCGTCCCCACCCGGTGAGCCCGGTGTCGTGTGTGTCGAGGCAACCACAGCCGGCGATGTTGGCGTAGTTGTAGGTGGGCAACATGGTGCGAACACCCAGTTCGGCGAACCGGCGAAGGTTGGCGAGATCGCCGTCCAGCGGCGCGCAGTCCTCGAGGTCGAACGCCACCGTGATCTTGTCGGTATCCGCGACGGCGTCGGTGTCGGCAAGCGTCAGGTCGGGATGGGCTTGAACACCGCGACGGAATTGGTCGAGAAGAGTCAGCACATCGTCGAGGCGTTGAGGTGCGTAGCCGACGTTGACCGAGACGAAGACGCCGCCGGGCCGGCGATAGCGCGTCAGCTCCGAGATGTCTGCGTCTGGCCGCAGCGGCAGACAGGTGTGCTGATCCCACAGCAGTGCCGGCATGGGTATTCATGCTGCGCTCCAACCAGACGGTCGTCATTCGAACGTTAGTTCGATACACTGATGGAGTGGGCTGGAGCAATGGTCCGCCGAGCTGGGCTGAGATGGAGCGGGTGCTTGCGGGAAAGCCCCGTCGATCCGGCATGCCACTGGGGGGCGACCCGGTGGATGACGGCCCGTGGTCACGCAAGCGCGGCGCATACGAGCCTCCGGCCGATGAGCGGACCATCCGCTCGTCGATCGCCTACGCCGAGCTGCACGCGCATTCGGCGTTCAGCTTTCTCGACGGGGCCAGCACGCCCGAGGAGCTGGTCGAAGAGGCTGCACGGCTGGATCTGCGCGCGATCGCGCTGACCGATCACAACGGGCTCTACGGCGCGGTCCGTTTCGCCGAGGCAGCCGCAGAACTGGACGTGGCTACCGTGTTCGGCGCCGAACTGTCCTTGGGGTCCGTTGCCCGCACCGACGAACCGGATCCGCCGGGCCCGCACCTGCTGGTGCTGGCCCGCGGCCCGGAAGGCTATCGACGATTGTCACGGCAGCTGGCCGCGGCGCATCTGGCCGGCGGTGAGAAAGGCAAGCCGCGCTTCGACTTCGACGCGCTGGCCGACGCGGCGGGCGGCCATTGGCACATCTTGACCGGTTGCCGCAAAGGTCATGTGCGCCAAGCGCTTTCCGACGGCAGGCCGGAGGCGGCCGCGGTTGCGCTGGCCGACTTGGTGGACCGGTTCGGGGCGCAGCGGGTCAGTATCGAGCTGACGCATCACGGCGCGCCCGTTGACGACGAACGCAACGCCGCATTAGCCGCGCTCGCCCGGCGTTTCGGTGTAGGCGTGGTCGCCACCACCGGCGCGCATTTCGCCGCGCCGTCGCGCGCTCGGCTGGCAATGGCCATGGGCGCGATCCGGGCCCGGCAGTCCCTCGACGAGGCCGCCGGTTGGTTGGCCCCGCGGG encodes:
- the otsB gene encoding trehalose-phosphatase → MSVTIDPRRHDAVLFHLENLAADTTLTLRHQLRHARVGTGDVTGQPEPTTFVDAAHRLQARPGRCAVVTATPVAVAAARSGGFALVIGIDAAGDGEELRRHGADAVVKGLGEVSVRTGDRRMSELPDGLQALDTVAARRPAVFFDFDGTLSDIVDDPGAAQLTDDAAEALRSLTAQCPVAVLSGRDLADVRQRIGVPGIWYAGSHGFEMTGPDGAHHQNEEAAAAIPVLEHAARDLGEQLSQVAGVAVEHKRFGVAVHYRNAARDRVGEVMAAVRAAGQRSTLRVTTGREVIELRPNVDWDKGKTLRWVLDHVSDAESAPLTPVYLGDDITDEDAFDAVRDDGVAIVVRHTEDGDRATAAQYALDSPQRVVVFTERLARDISANNERLGQDQL
- a CDS encoding WS/DGAT/MGAT family O-acyltransferase encodes the protein MEHLGTLDAGFLMAEDSDRHVSLAIGGIAIVDGSPPDDRTFKRILAERITAIPRFVQMLRMQPFDVGAPAWVEDPDFDLSRHVRRIGVPRPGDDSELYRVVADVLERRLDRDRPLWECWLIEGLAGNRWAILMKIHHCMADGVSATHMLTRLCDDLGEANSVNRVRPKSTGAARPYLHAVPEPTTPNMVERLWRTATSTVNAANRVVSGAAEIATGLVRPTAGSSLVGPVTTMRRYRAVRVGLADVEKVCCKFDVSVNDVVLSAITDGFREVLLHRGEHPRADSLRTLVPVSIRSSDAVHQPGNRISVMLPYLPVEQADPIQQLRIVHSRLTRAKQGGQRQAGTLFVSAANFIPFMVSSWAIRLLTRLPQRGIVTLATNVPGPRQPLRMMGHQVLRLMPIPPIALQLRTGVAVLSYGEDLVFGITADYDTGPDIDELADGIARAVERLAAVSDDSLLLFAAE
- a CDS encoding dipeptidase translates to MPALLWDQHTCLPLRPDADISELTRYRRPGGVFVSVNVGYAPQRLDDVLTLLDQFRRGVQAHPDLTLADTDAVADTDKITVAFDLEDCAPLDGDLANLRRFAELGVRTMLPTYNYANIAGCGCLDTHDTGLTGWGRTLIAEMNAADIVPDGSHCSIRTGFDICETTTRPAVYSHSCMRTIWDHPRNITDDQAKACAATGGVIGITGVGIFLGPNTPTLEAMTRHIEYALELVGIDHVGISTDFSFDHADWYDEIAVKSGLFDENYTRWGPIQWMTPETFIGIGHHLAERGWDDADVAAVLGGNFRRVAEQTWLSP